The genomic stretch CTCAATCAAGTTTTCCAACCCAACCGTACCGGAAAATTCGGTAATGATCAAAGCATTGAACGGGTCCCATTCGCAAAGCAATTCACCCTTACTAATCTCCTGTCCATCCTTCACGAACAACTTAGCACCGTAAGGGATAGCATGAGAAATCAAGATAATATTCGTGTTCTTATCCAATATACGCAACTCCGTCAAACGTCCTACAACCACGTCACAGGTCGTTCCGTTATCTTGCGTGTACTCGACAGAACGTAATTCTTCATACTCAACGTAACCATCATACTTAGCTTTCAACGAGTTCTCGCTGGAAATATTTCCTGCGGTACCTCCCACGTGGAAGGTTCTCAATGTCAACTGAGTACCCGGCTCACCGATAGACTGCGCTGCAATAACCCCAACAGCCTCGCCCTTCTCCACCATGCGGCTGGTAGCCAAATTACGTCCGTAACATTTAGCACAAACACCCTTCTTCGCCTCACAAGTCAATACAGAACGAACTTCAACACGCTCGATCGGGGAGTTCTCGATAATATCGGCAACCACCTCCGTGATCTCATCTCCGGAAGCCACGATCAATTCACCCGTATTCGGATGATAAATATCATGCACGGAAACACGTCCTAAAATTCTCTCTGACAAAGAAGACACGATCTCCTCGTTATTCTTGATTGCCGAAATGGTAATACCTCTCAACGTACCGCAATCTTCCTCGGTAATCGTGATATCGTTAGCCACGTCAACCAAACGACGAGTCAAATATCCGGCGTCAGCAGTCTTCAATGCGGTATCGGCCAAACCTTTACGAGCACCGTGGGTCGAAATAAAGTACTCCAACACCGAAAGTCCCTCTTTAAAGTTTGCCAAAATCGGGTTCTCGATAATCTGTCCCCCTGTAGCACCTGATTTCTGCGGTTTTGCCATCAATCCACGCATACCTCCCAACTGACGAATCTGCTCACGAGATCCACGGGCTCCGGAATCCAACATCATATAGATAGAATTGAATCCTTGGTCGTCCGCTGCCAATTGTTTCATCAACGTGGCGGTCAGGTTCGCATTCACGTGTGTCCAAATATCAATAATCTGGTTATATCTTTCATTATTGGTAATGAATCCCATGTTATAATTCGCCATTACCTCTTCAACCTGATCGTATCCTTCTTGTAACAAATCTTGTTTGTTCTCCGGAACAATAACGTCTCCCAAGTTGAAAGACAAACCACCCTCAAATGCTTTACGATACCCCAAATCCTTAATATCATCCAAGAATTTAGCCGTCACGTCCACACCGCAACGTTTGAACACGTCACCGATAATATCACGCAACGCTTTTTTCGTAATCAACGTATTGATATAAGGATAGTTTTTCGGGGTAAACTGGTTCAAAATCACACGACCAACCGTCGTTTTGATCATATGTCTGATCGGTTGACCGTCCTTGTCCACGTTATCAATCTTCACCTCGATTTCAGCATGCAAGTCTACAGCTCTCTCGTTGAAAGCGATAATCACTTCCTCCGGAGAATAGAACTTCAATCCTTCACCCTTCACGCCCTTTCTCGGTTTCGTGATATAGTATAAACCGAGTACCATATCCTGAGAAGGCACCGTGATAGGCGCACCATTAGCCGGATTCAAAATGTTATGAGAACACAACATTAAAATCTGAGCTTCCAGCACGGCCTCATTACCTAATGGTAAGTGTACAGCCATCTGGTCACCGTCGAAGTCGGCGTTGAATCCGGTACAAGCCAATGGGTGCAAACGGATTGCTTTACCCTCGATCAATTTCGGTTGGAATGCCTGAATACCCAATCGGTGCAGGGTCGGGGCTCGGTTTAACAATACCGGGTGACCTTTCAACACGTTTTCAAGAATATCCCAAACGATCGGATCACGACGATCCACGATCTTCTTGGCACTCTTCACCGTCTTCACGATACCACGCTCGATCAGCTTACGGATAATAAACGGCATATATAATTCAGCCGCCATATCTTTCGGAAGACCACACTCGTGCATCTTCAAGTCCGGACCTACAACGATTACCGAACGTGCAGAGTAGTCAACACGCTTACCCAACAAGTTCTGACGGAAACGCCCTTGTTTACCTTTCAAACTGTCGGAAAGAGACTTTAACGGTCTGTTATTTTCAATCTTAACCGCATTGGATTTACGAGAGTTATCGAATAATGAATCTACGGCCTCTTGTAACATACGTTTTTCATTACGCAAGATTACATCCGGTGCCTTGATCTCGATCAATCTCTTCAAACGATTATTACGGATAATCACCCGTCTGTACAAATCGTTCAAATCGGAAGTAGCAAAACGACCTCCATCCAACGGAACCAACGGACGCAACTCGGGCGGTATTACAGACAATACCTTCACGATCATCCATTCCGGTTTATTAATTTCTTTACTTTCGCGGAAAGCCTCTACTACCTGAAGACGCTTCAAAGCCTCATTCTTTCTCTGTTGAGAGGTCTCCGTGTTCGCTTTATTTCTTAAATCATAAGAAAGATCATCCAAATTCAGACGTTCCAACAACATGGAAATAGCTTCCGCCCCCATCTTGGCAATAAACTTATTTGGATCATCATCATCCAGATATTGATTATCTGTCGGAAGCTTATCCAGAATATCCAAATACTCTTCTTCCGTCAGGAAATCCATCGTTTTGATACCGGAATCCCCCATGATACCGGGGTTTACAACCACGTATCTCTCGTAGTAAATAACGGTATCCAGTTTCTTGGAAGGTAACCCTAACAAGTAACCGATTTTATTTGGCAACGACTTGAAATACCAGATATGAGCCACCGGAACCACCAACTGGATATGTCCCATACGCTCACGTCTAACCTTCTTCTCCGTAACCTCAACACCACAACGGTCACAAACGATACCCTTGTAACGGATACGTTTATATTTACCGCAATGACATTCGTAATCCTTCACCGGACCGAAGATTCGTTCGCAGAACAAACCGTCGCGTTCGGGTTTGTAAGTACGATAGTTAATCGTCTCCGGTTTTAATACAGCACCACTGGACCGTTCCAGAATTTCTTCCGGGGAAGCCAATCCAATAGCGATCTTAGTAAAATTTTTTACTTTATTGTCTTTTCTGAAGGCCATATTTTAGATTTTAGATTTTAGATTTTAGATTTACATGGATTGTAAATCTAAAATCATAAATCAACAATTATATTAAATTAACGCTCAATCCCAACCCGCGAAGTTCATGCAACAATACGTTGAATGATTCCGGAATTCCGGGTGTCGGAAGAGGTTCACCTTTCACGATATGCTCGTAAGTTTTGGTTCTACCCATCACGTCATCAGACTTCACGGTCAAGATTTCCTGTAAGATGTGTGATGCTCCGAAAGCCTCAAGAGCCCAAACCTCCATCTCTCCGAAACGCTGACCTCCGAACTGAGCTTTACCTCCAAGAGGTTGCTGCGTGATCAACGAATAGGGTCCGATAGAACGAGCATGCATCTTGTCATCAACCATGTGTCCCAATTTCAACATATAGATCACTCCCACGGTTGCCGGCTGGTCGAAACGTTCTCCCGTTCCACCGTCATACAGATAGGTGGTCCCGAATCTAGGAACACCTGCCTCGTCCGTGTATTTGTTGATATCGTCCAAAGAGGCACCATCGAAAATAGGAGTTGCAAACTTCAATCCTAAATTCTTTCCGGCCCAACCCAACACGGTTTCAAACACCTGTCCCAAGTTCATACGGGAAGGCACACCCAGCGGGTTCAAACAAATATCAACCGGAGTTCCGTCAGACAAGAACGGCATATCCTCTACCCTTACCACGCGGGATACAATACCCTTGTTACCGTGACGTCCTGCCATCTTATCACCGATTTGCAATTTACGTTTCTTAGCCACGTAAACCTTAGCCATCTTGATAATTCCGGAAGGAAGTTCGTCACCAACGGTAGCGTTATACTTCTTACGTTTAATCTGACCTTCGATCTCCTTGTACTTGATGATATAGTTATGCAACAAGTCACGAATCATATCGTTTCTCTGCTTATCGGTCGTCCATTTGTTCGGGTTGATCTGCAAGAAGTCCATGTTCTGCAACATCTTGTAAGAGAACTTCACGCCCTTCGGAACAATATCCTCGTTCAAGTAATTCTTCACGCCTTGTGAAGTCTTACCATTTACCAACTCGAATAATTTGTCGATCAATAAAGTAGTCAAATCCCCGACTTTACGTTGGAATTGTTCATCCAGTTCAGCCAAAAGATTCTTGCCGGCAGCTTTCGTTTTCCGATCACTTACCGTACGCTGGAACAACTTCTTATCAATAATAACACCTTTCAATGAAGGAGAAGCCTTCAACGAAGCGTCTTTCACATCACCGGCTTTATCACCGAAGATTGCTCTCAGCAATTTTTCCTCCGGACTCGGATCAGACTCTCCTTTCGGGGTAATCTTACCAATCAAGATATCTCCCGGTTGAACACGAGCCCCTACGCGAATGATTCCGTTTTCATCCAAATCTTTCGTGGCCTCCTCACTTACGTTCGGAATATCAGCCGTCAACTCTTCCAATCCACGTTTCGTTTCACGAACTTCCAGAGAATACTCGTCCACGTGAACAGATGTAAAGACATCATTCCGCACGATATTCTCGGAGATCACGATAGCATCCTCGTAGTTGTATCCTTTCCACGGCATAAATGCCACTTTCAAGTTCCGTCCGAGTGCCAATTCTCCCTTTTCTGAAGAGTATCCTTCCGTCAATATCTGACCTTCTTCCACACGTTGACCTTTTCTCACGATCGGTTTTAGCGTGATCGTCGTACTCTGGTTTGTACGTTGGTATTTCGGCAGGTAATATTCTTTCGTATCGGGTTCAAAGCTTACAAAAGCCTCTTCTTCCGTACGGTCATATTTAACAACAATTTTGCGTCCGTCAACAAAAGCGATCACTCCCGGTCCCTCAGCAACAACTTGCGTTCTAGAATCCTTGATCAAATTGGCTTCCAAACCAGTTCCCACGATCGGAGATTGCGGGGAGATAATCGGAACTGCCTGACGCATCATGTTCGATCCCATCAATGCACGGTTAGCATCATCATGCTCCAAGAACGGAATCAAAGAAGCTGCAATTGAAGCAATCTGGTTCGGAGCAACATCGATCAAATCGACATCCTCTCCAGCAGCTAACGGGAAATCCGCATCCTTTCTGGCTTTTACCCATTTATTTGTAAACTTGCCATCTTCATCAATAGCAGAATTTGCCTGAGCAATTACCAATTCCTCCTCTTCCTCGGCTGAATAGTAACGCACGCCTTCCTCTGAAAGGTCCACAACACCATTATTCACCTTACGGTAAGGAGTCTCGATAAATCCTAAATCGTTGATCTTAGCGTACACGCAGAGAGAAGAAATCAAACCGATATTCGGTCCCTCAGGCGTTTCGATCGGACACAAACGACCATAGTGAGTATAATGTACGTCACGCACCTCGAATCCTGCACGATCTCTGGAAAGACCACCGGGTCCCAAGGCAGACATACGTCTCTTGTGAGTAATCTCGGCTAATGGATTCGTCTGATCCATAAACTGAGATAATGCATTCGTTCCGAAGAACGAGTTGATCACGGAAGACAAAATCTTCGAGTTGATCAAATCAACCGGGGTGAATACCTCGTTGTCTCGCACGTTCATTCTTTCACGAATCGTACGGGCCATACGGGCCAATCCCACGCCGAATTGATTATATAATTGTTCGCCTACAGTACGTACACGACGATTGCTCAAGTGGTCAATATCGTCCACGTCAGTCTTGGCGTTTAATAAACGAATTAAATATTTGATGATCTCAATAATATCCTCCTTCGTCAAGACACGGATATCCGGATCTGTTGCAAGTCCCAATTTTTTGTTTAACTTGTAACGTCCCACGTCACCCAAATCATAACGTTTATCAGAGAAGAACAACTTGTCAATCACATCGCGAGCAGTAGCTTCATCAGGTGGCTCCGAACTACGCAACTGCCTGTAGATATGCAACACGGCCTCTTTCTCCGAGTTACACGGGTCTTTTTGTAACGTGTTATATATAATGGCATAATCTGCCAAATTTTGCATCTCCTTGTGAAGAAGGATCGTCTTCGCACCTGACTCGACAATCGCATCAATATGCTCAGGCTCCAGCACTGTTTCACGATCAACGATAATCTCGTTACGCTCGATAGAAACAACTTCACCGGTATCTTCATCAACGAAATCTTCAATCCAAGATTTCAAAACACGAGCAGCCAACCGTCTGCCAACGACTTTCTTCAACCCCGTACGGGAAACATTTACTTCATCAGCCAGACCGAATATTTCAAGAATATCCTTATCCGTTTCGAAACCGATAGCTCGTAAAAGAGTGGTTACCGGTAATTTCTTTTTCCGGTCGATATATGCGTACATCACGTTATTGATGTCCGTGGCAAACTCGATCCAGGAACCCTTGAACGGAATAATTCTAGCGGAATAAAGCTTCGTACCATTCGCATGAATACTCTGCCCGAAGAAAACACCGGGAGACCTGTGTAACTGAGAAACGACCACTCGCTCTGCTCCATTGATCACGAAAGTACCTTTCGGGGTCATGTAAGGAACATTTCCTAAATATACATCCTCGATAACGGTATCAAAATCTTCATGTTCCGGATCTGTACAGTACAACTTTAGTTTCGCCTTCAAGGGGGCGCCATAAGTCAATCCTTGACCCAAACACTCCTCGATAGTATAGCGAGGCGGATCTATAAAATAGTCCAAAAATTCTAAAACAAAGTTGTTCCGAGTATCAGTAATAGGAAAATTCTCCTTGAAAACCGTGTAAAGGCCTTCATTCTTTCTGTTCTCAGGTGTGGTACCTAATTGAAAAAAGTCCTTGAAAGACTTTAATTGCACTTCAAGAAAATCAGGGTATTCCAGCTGATTCTTTATCGATGCAAAGCTTATTCTATTGTTTGAATTATATGAAGACATCTATTATTTTTTTTGAACCTAAACAATCATAACAACAAAATGGTTTAGAGTCCACATGAGACTCTAAACCTGGAAAAACCAACCGGTTTTATTTTATTTAAGTTCAACTTCAGCTCCTGCTTCTTCTAATTGAGTCTTCAATGAGTTAGCCTCTTCTTTAGAAACTTTTTCTTTCAATGGAGCCGGAGCCTTGTCAACTACTTCTTTAGCCTCTTTCAATCCAAGACCGGTCAATTCTTTCACTAACTTAACAACAGCTAATTTAGCAGCACCAGCTGATTTAAGAATTACATCGAATTCAGTTTGCTCTGCTTCAGCGGCAGCAGCACCACCAGCTGCAGGAGCAGCAACAGCTACAGCAGCAGCTGCAGGTTCGATTCCGTACTCTTCTTTTAAAATGTCAGCTAATTCTTTTACGTCTTTTACGGTAAGGTTTACTAGCTCTTCTGCAAGTTTTTTCAAATCTGCCATTTCTATACTATTTAAAATTGTTTGTTTACTAAACTATAAAAATTATTCTTTTTCAGAAAGTGTCTTAACAACACCAGCGATGGTATTTTGTCCGGATTGTAATGCGGAAATAACATTCTGCATCGGTGCCTGCAACATTGCGATAATGTCTGCAATCAACTCCTCCTTAGACTTGATACTGATCAACGATTCAAGCTGATCCTCGCCTACATAAGCGCATTCTTCTACGAATGCAGCCTTGAATACCGGTTTGTCTTTGGTCTTACGGAATTCTTTAATCAGTTTTGCAGGACCGTTTCCGGTGTCGCACAACATGATAGCGCTATCACCTTTCAATACGGAGAAAATCTCCTCGTAATTGTTGGTAGCGTTTTCCAAAGCCTTTTTCAACAAAGTGTTCTTCACTTGCACCAATTTGATGTTAGCATCAAAGCAAGCCCGACGCAAAGCCTGAGTGTCCACAGCGTCAAGACCGGAAATGTCACTAACATACAAGTGCTTGTAAGAATTCACTTGCTCCGTCAAGGTTTCTATTACGACTTTTTTATCTTCTTTTTTCATACTACTGAAGTCCTTTTTAGATTACTACATTAATCAAGTAAAGTCTTTTGGTCTACTTGAATACCGGGACTCATCGTACTTGACAGATACACGCTCTTGATATAAGTACCTTTAGCGGCAGCCGGTTTCAATTTATTGATCACGTTCAAGAATTCTCTAGCGTTCTCCATAATCTTGTTCGGCTCGAATGTAACTTTACCAATAGAAGCGTGAATAATACCGAATTTGTCAACTTTAAAGTCGATCTTACCAGCCTTCACCTCGGTTACTGCTTTCCCGATTTCCGGGGTTACAGTACCACTCTTCGGGTTTGGCATCAATCCACGAGGACCCAAAATTCTACCAAGAGCACCTACTTTACCCATTACAGAAGGCATCGTGATGATGATATCGATATCGGTCCAACCGCCTTTCAATTTCTCGATATATTCATCTAATCCAACGTAATCGGCTCCGGCAGCCTTAGCTTCTTCCACCTTGTCAGGCGTACACAAAACCAAAACTCTTACTTGTTTACCGGTTCCATGAGGTAAAGTACATACACCGCGTACCATTTGATTGGCTTTACGCGGGTCTACACCCAGTCGAACGTCCATGTCAACTGACGCATCAAACTTCGTGAAAGTGATTTCCTTCACAAGCTGTGCGGCCTCGTCGATAGAATATACTTTTCCACCTTCGATCTTCGCTAAAGCTAACTTCTTATTTTTTGTCAGTTTACTCATTACGTTTGAAGTGTTACAAGTTCATTAAAAAGGTCTGTCACCGGTTACGGTTATACCCATACTTCTGGCGGTACCAGCTACCATACTCATTGCTTTCTCGATTTCAAAAGCGTTCAAATCTTTCATCTTGTCCGTAGCGATTGCTCTCACTTGATCCCAAGTGATAGAAGCCACTTTCTTACGATTGGGCTCTGCGGAACCGGATTTGATTTTAGCAACTTCCAAAAGTTGAATAGCAACAGGAGGTTGTTTTGTAATAAAATCAAACGATTTATCACCATACACCTGTATAATTACCGGGATGATCTTTCCTGCCTGCTCTTGAGTTCTAGCGTTAAATTGCTTACAGAAGTCCATGATATTGACTCCCTTAGAACCTAACGCCGGTCCTACTGGAGGCGAAGGATTAGCAGCTCCGGCTTTAATTTGCAGCTTGATAATAGCTTCAACTTGTTTTGCCATGATTGTTTTTAATCAAATAATTGTTATTCTTTTTCTACCTGCATGAAACTTAATTCGAGGGGCGTTTTCCGTCCGAAAATCTTGACAATTACTTTCAATCGTTTCTTGTCCGAATTCACCTCCTCTATCACGCCGGTAAAACCATTAAACGGTCCGTCAGTCACTTTAACCGACTCGCCAACGAAATAAGGGATACTTATTTCTTCTGGTTGTTCCGCAAGTTCATCAACAGTACCCAAGATCCGGTTCACCTCAGCTTGTCGCATCGGCACGGGGTCTCCTCCTTTGGTTTCCCCCAGGAAGCCGATCACATTCGTGATGTCACGAAGTATGTGGGGGATTTCTCCAACGAGTGCGGCCTCTATCAGCACGTACCCCGGATAAAGGTTTCGCTCACTGCTATACTTTTTCCCGTTACGCACTTGATACACCTTCTCTGCAGGCACTAAAACCTGTGAAACGTAATCCTGAAGCCCTAAACTGGCGATTTCGTTCTCGATGTACTCCTTTACCTTCTTCTCTTTTCCTCCAATGGTCCGAAGCACATACCATCTCTTTTTCATTTCAGCCATGTTAGACCTCCAAGATTTTTAGTAAAACAAATTATATATACCGGTCACGATATGTCTGAACGAAAAATCCATTGCAAAAATGCACAACGCTATGATAACGGAAGCAATCATCACGATCGTTGCACTACTCTGGAGCTCAGACCACGTAGGCCAAGTTACTTTATTCACCAGCTCGTTATAAACATCTGATATATAACTTTTAATCTTCATTTGTTCTATATTTAATTTGCACGGGAGGAGAGGTTCGAACTCCCGACCCTCGGTTTTGGAGACCGATGCTCTACCAACTGAGCCACTCCCGTGTGTGAGCCGACCGAAGTCGGCTCATTATTTCAAATTTTAAATTGCGAATTTACAATTTAAAATCATTAAATCTAAAATTGTATTAGTCTAAGATCTCAGTGATCTGACCAGCACCTACGGTTCTACCACCTTCACGGATAGCGAAACGCAAACCTACGTTACAAGCTACCGGAGTGATCAACTCAACGGTGATCGTTAAGTTATCACCAGGCATTACCATCTCACGTCCTTCCGGAAGAGTGATTTCACCAGTAACATCCAAGGTACGGATATAGAATTGAGGTCTGTATCTGTTGTGGAACGGAGTGTGACGACCACCTTCTTCTTTCTTCAAAATATAAACCTCAGCTTTGAATTTATCGTGCGGTTTAACAGAACCCGGTTTTGCCAATACCATACCACGTTTGATCTCATCTTTATCGATACCACGAAGTAACAAACCAACGTTATCACCAGCCTGGCCTTCGTCAAGAATCTTACGGAACATTTCAACTCCGGTACATACAGTTTTCTTTCCATCTGCACCCAAACCGATAATTTCCAACTCATCACTCGTGTGAACGATACCAGTTTCAATACGACCGGTAGCAACAGTACCACGACCAGTGATAGAGAATACGTCCTCAATAGGCATCAAGAATGGTTTATCAACGGCACGAGTCGGTAACTCAATCCAGTTATCAACTGCATCCATCAATTCCATTACTTTTTCTTCCCATTTTGCCTCTCCGTTCAATGCTCCAAGAGCTGAACCTAAGATAACCGGAGTATTATCTCCATCATATTGATAGAATGACAACAACTCACGAACTTCCATCTCAACCAACTCCAACATTTCCGGGTCGTCCACCATATCCACTTTGTTCAAGAATACAACGATTCTCGGAACGTTTACCTGACGAGCCAAAAGGATGTGCTCACGAGTCTGAGGCATCGGACCATCAGTAGCGGCACAAACTAAGATAGCACCGTCCATCTGAGCAGCACCAGTTACCATGTTCTTTACATAGTCGGCGTGTCCCGGACAGTCAACGTGTGCATAGTGACGATTTGCAGTCTGGTATTCAACGTGAGAAGTGTTAATGGTGATACCTCTCTCTTTTTCTTCCGGAGCGTTATCGATAGAATCGAATGAACGTAATTCAGAAAGACCTTTTTTTGCCAATACCGTAGTGATAGCAGCCGTCAAAGTAGTTTTACCGTGGTCAACGTGACCGATAGTACCAATATTTACGTGTGGTTTGGACCTGTCAAAATGTTCTTTAGCCATAACTCTAAAACAATTTTTATTATTAAACAATTTATCTCAATAACTCAATTTCATGCAAGTAACTCGCTGTTTACCTGAAAATTACCCAGACAAGTGCGAGAAAACCCATTTAATTTGGCTTGCAAATGTACAAATTAAAAATCATATCTCACAATAAATGAGATCATTTTTCTTAATTTTCTCTTTTTTCTTTCGCTTTAACAAGTTGCCTCTTTAATACATCGTACAACTCGTCCACTGTTTCTTCAAAAGTTTTCGCATTCTTTTTAGCGAACACGTCTTGCCCTTTGACGTCAACATGCACCTCAGTCAACTTATTTTCCAGATGATCGTCTTTTTCCAACTTCAACGTCACATCTATACTCATAATTCCGTCGTGATACTTCTCCAATTTCGAGAATTTCTTATTAATGAACTCCTCCAACACTGGATTTACTGAAAAACCTACAGGATTAATTCTAATGTCCATATCGTTTCCTCCTATAATTTATGCTCGCGGGTGAGCTTGTTTAAAAATCTTCAACATCTTCTCCACAGAGTTGTGAGTGTACACTTGGGTTGCTGCCAGACTGGAATGCCCCAGCA from Butyricimonas virosa encodes the following:
- the secE gene encoding preprotein translocase subunit SecE, whose amino-acid sequence is MKIKSYISDVYNELVNKVTWPTWSELQSSATIVMIASVIIALCIFAMDFSFRHIVTGIYNLFY
- the tuf gene encoding elongation factor Tu, whose protein sequence is MAKEHFDRSKPHVNIGTIGHVDHGKTTLTAAITTVLAKKGLSELRSFDSIDNAPEEKERGITINTSHVEYQTANRHYAHVDCPGHADYVKNMVTGAAQMDGAILVCAATDGPMPQTREHILLARQVNVPRIVVFLNKVDMVDDPEMLELVEMEVRELLSFYQYDGDNTPVILGSALGALNGEAKWEEKVMELMDAVDNWIELPTRAVDKPFLMPIEDVFSITGRGTVATGRIETGIVHTSDELEIIGLGADGKKTVCTGVEMFRKILDEGQAGDNVGLLLRGIDKDEIKRGMVLAKPGSVKPHDKFKAEVYILKKEEGGRHTPFHNRYRPQFYIRTLDVTGEITLPEGREMVMPGDNLTITVELITPVACNVGLRFAIREGGRTVGAGQITEILD
- the hpf gene encoding ribosome hibernation-promoting factor, HPF/YfiA family; translation: MDIRINPVGFSVNPVLEEFINKKFSKLEKYHDGIMSIDVTLKLEKDDHLENKLTEVHVDVKGQDVFAKKNAKTFEETVDELYDVLKRQLVKAKEKREN